The genome window GCGCCCCTATCCACGACGACGATCTGTTCAGGGCGACAGTGCTTGCCGAGGGGTATTCGTTCGACCCCAGGCATGTGCGCAAGATCGGTTGTCTGTACCGGCGGCTGCAAGCGCAAGGGCGGATTACCCGCTGGCATGTCATCTCCTATGCCGAAGCCTTGGCTTCGATTAGCCGCTTCGACGAGGCGAACCGGATACTGGCGTCATTGCCCACTCGGCCGGTCGCGCCTTTGCCCGCGCTTTCGTTTGCGCAGAAGGCCGATTCCCGGCGTGTGATCGACATCGACTCGCCGACGCATGCCGTGGTGCGCTCTCTCGCATCGCGCGAGCGTCGCCTGGCCGTGTTCGCCGTTGTCCATCCGGATTGCCATTTCTCGGTGAACGGGCTCGCTGAGATCGTCGCCAACGAGGACGACCGTTGGTTGCGGGAGGTGCTCGTGTTGCTTGTCGCGCCTGGCCCGACTCCGCCCGTCGATGGGATCCTGGCGTGGAATCGGGGCCAGCCGACCTTGCCGATGCATCTGATGTATCGACGCAACGACTGGAAGTTTCTGAAAAGTATCGATACGCCGACGTTCTATCTGATGCGTGGCGACACCATTCTCGATACGTTCACAGGGTGGCCCAATCCCACCGGTCTTGCCCGGATGAAGGCCGCGCTGCAGCGGGAAAGGCACGCGCAGCGCAGCGGGCCTGCAGCCGTGCCAGAGCACCACGGTCGGGGTTACGCGGCGCTTGCAGGCCATTTGCCCTGAATGCTCACGCCACCGCCTGGCACGGCAACTCCACGCGCACCCGCAGCCCACCCTCGGGGCGGTTGGTCAGGGTGATCTCGCCGCCGTGGGCGAGCACGATGCTGTGCGCGACCGACAGGCCCAGGCCGATGCCGCCGGTGTCGCGGTTGCGCGAGTTCTCGCCGCGGAAGAACGGCAGGAACAGTTTCTCGTGCTGTGTCGGGTCGATGCCGGGGCCGTCGTCGTCGATCCACAGCACGCAGTCGGTGCCGTCGCGGTGCAGTTGCAGGCGCGCGCGCTTGCCGTACTTCAGTGCGTTCTCGAGCAGGTTCATCACCATCCGCCGCAGCGACAACGGATCGCCATCGAGGGTGATGGCCTGACCAGCGACGAAGCTCGCCTCGGCGCCGGTGTCGCTGGCGTCGTCGACCACGCTCTCCACCAATAGGCGGAAATCCAGCGGTGCGCGGGTGCTGCGGCGGCTTTCGTTGTGGATGAAGTCCAGCGCTGCGGAGATCATCGCCTTCATTTCATCGATGTCGGCGATGGTCTTGTCGCGCAGCGGCGGCTGCAGGCCTTCCAGGCGGAACGCCAGGCGCGCCAGCGGGGTGCGCAGGTCGTGGGCGATCGCCGCGACCATGTGCGTGCGCTCGTTGATCAGGCGGTTCAGGCGCGCCTGCATGGCGTTGAACGAGTCGGCGGCCTGCACGATTTCGCTGGGACCGCTGCGCTGCAGCGGCTGCGCATCGGGATTGCGGCCGAGCCGGTCGGCGGCTTCGGCGAAGCGGCGGATCGGCGCGGCCAGCGCGCGCGAGAACCACCACGCCAGCGGCAACATCGCCAGCAGGCCGGCCACGAACAGCAGCGCGACCTGGGTCTTGAACGCGGCGGAGAAACGCCGCGGCGGCGACACCACGCTGCGCCAGCGGCCGTCGGGTTGCTGCAATGCGGCAGTGAAGCCGCCGAGCAACGGCGATGCAGGGGCCAGGCCGCGCTCGCGCCAGCGCGAACCGGCTGCGCGCAGTGCGGTACCGAGACCGCCGGGGGGGCGTTGCTGTTTGGCGGCGGAGCCGGCGGCAGTGCGTCTGCGCCTGGATCTGTGCCGGGGTCGAATGGCGCCTGCGGCGGTGCGTCGGCGTTGGCAAACGATGGCGCTGCATCGTGCAGGAAGCGCGCGTCGCCGGGCGGGCCGAAGCGTGGTCGCAGGCGGACCCGTTCTTCCGGAGTGAAGGTCCGGTTAGGAAACTTCTCGTCGCCGCTGCGATAGAAGCGCACCTGTTCCGGCGCCACGTCCAGCCAGTTGGTCAGCATGAATTCGGCGAAGCGGTCGCGGACCTGCCCCGGCGCCGGCAGCGGCGCCTGCCTGGAGGCGTGCACCTTCAACGTCTGCGTGCCGGCCGGCATCTTGGTGGTCAGCAGCGCGATCACTTCCGGCGGATGCACCGGCATTTCGTAGACCGGCGTGCGCAGCACCAGCAAGGCGATGCCGATCAGCTGCGCGGTCAGCAGGGCGGCCAGCAGCAGCAGGAAGGTGCGGGCGAAGATCGAGACGCCGCGGCGACCCCGCTGCTTGGGCGTGCTCACAGCCGGGCGACGCTCGGCAGCAGCATGTAGCCCTCGTTGCGCACGGTGCGGATCAGTTCTGTCTGCACGCGTTCGTTGATCTTGCGGCGCAGGCGGCTGATCTGGCTGTCGATCGCGCGGTCGTAGACCTCGGTGTCGCGGCCGCGCGCGTAGTCGAGCAACTGGTCGCGGCTGAGCACCCGTTGCGGATGTTCGACGAAGGTGCGCAACAGGGCGAACTCGCCGTCGGAGAGGTTGATGAAGATCCCGGTGGGGTCGCGCAGGTCGCGGCGGATCACGTCCAGGCGCCAGCCGGCGAATTCGTAGACGTTGCCGCGCGCCTCCGGCAGCAGCGTCGCCGCCTGGCTACGACGCAGCAGTGCGCGCACGCGCGCCAGCAGTTCGCGCGGATTGCACGGCTTGGCCAGGTAGTCGTCGGCGCCCACTTCCAGGCCGATGATGCGGTCGGTGTCGCTGCCCAGCGCGCTGAGCATGATCACCGCCGGCGCGCCGCGCTCGCTGGCCAGCTGCCGCGCGGCGCTGAGGCCGTCTTCGCCGGGCATCATCACGTCCAGGATCACCAGGTCGGGTTGGCGTATCGCCATCAGCCTGCGCATGTCGGCGACGTTTTCCGCCGCTTCCACCTGGTAGCCGTGCTCTTGCAGGAACTCGCTGATAAGCCGGCGCAGATCGGGGTCGTCGTCGACCACCAGAATGAACGATTGCATATCCATGATCTTGAAGGGCGGCCGTTCGGAGTACAGCCAGTCTAGGCGCGGCCGCTGCCGCCTGGAACCGGTGCGGGCAGGCCATCGCTGCTGGGGCAAGGCGGCGCGTGATCGCGGGAGCATGATAGGCAGCGTCTGCAGTGGACTCATGGCCGGTTTGTGGCGTATTCAGACACGTGCAGACACAAAGTGCTGACGTTGCATCCGGTTTGGAGGTGGACCGTCCTGGCTTTCGAGGAGACTGCTTCGTTCGAGAAGGTGGGGCCAGGATGAGGAAGTTCCCGACCGTTCATGCGATCAGGATGGTGCGGGCGTTCTCTTTTGCCGGAAGAGGCATATACTGTCCCCCAGTATAGTTTCCAGGTCGCCGCATGCCGCACACGCCGCACGAGAAGAAACGCGTCCTGGCCCGCATCCGCCGCGTGCGCGGACAGGCCGAGGCGCTGGAGCGCGCCCTGGATGGCGGCGCCGATTGCGCGGCGGTGCTGCAGCAGATCGCTGCGATCCGCGGTGCGGTCAACGGCCTGATGTCGGAAGTGATGCAGGCGCATATCCGCGAAGAATTCGGCCACCCCGCCGCCTCGGAGACGCAGCGCGCTGCGCGCGTGCGCGAGATGGGCATGCTGGTGCGCTCCTATCTGAAGTGATCCGAACCCCACGACCCACCCCGTTCTTCCAGGAGAAACCTGATGAAATCCCGTGCCGCCGTCGCCTTCGAAGCCGGCCAGCCGCTGCAGATCGTGGAGATCGACGTCGAACCGCCACGTCAGGGCGAGGTGCTGGTCCGCATCACCCACACCGGCGTCTGCCATACCGATGCGTTCACGCTGTCCGGCGAAGATCCGGAAGGCATCTTCCCCGCCGTGCTCGGCCATGAAGGCGGCGGCATCGTCGAGGCGATCGGCGAGGGCGTGACCAGTGTCAAGGTCGGCGACCACGTGATCCCGCTGTATACAGCGGAATGCCGCAAGTGCAAGTTCTGCCTGTCCGGCAAGACCAATCTGTGCCAGGCCGTGCGCGCCACCCAAGGCAAGGGCTTGATGCCCGATGGCAGCACGCGCTTTTCCTACAACGGCCAGCCGATCTTCCACTACATGGGCTGCAGCACCTTCAGCGAATACACCGTGGTGCCGGAGATCTCGCTGGCGGTGGTGAATCCGGAGGCGCCGCTGGAGAAGGTGTGCCTGCTCGGCTGTGGCGTCACCACCGGCATCGGCGCAGTGCACAACACCGCCAAGGTCAAGCCGGGCGACTCGGTGGCCGTGTTCGGCCTGGGCGGCATCGGCCTGGCGGTGATCCAGGGCGCGGTGCAGGCCAAGGCCGGGCGCATCCTGGCCATCGACACCAACCCGGGCAAGTTCGACCTGGCGCGCAGCATGGGCGCCACCGATTGCATCAACCCGAAGGACTACAGCAAGCCGATCCAGGAGTTCATCGTCGAGCTGACCGATGGCGGCGTGGACTTCAGCTTCGAGTGCATCGGCAACGTGCACGTGATGCGCTCGGCGCTGGAGTGCTGCCACAAGGGCTGGGGCGAGAGCGTCATCATCGGCGTGGCCGGCGCCGGCCAGGAGATCAGCACGCGTCCGTTCCAGCTGGTCACCGGCCGCGTGTGGCGTGGCAGCGCGTTCGGCGGCGTCAAGGGCCGCACCCAATTGCCGGGCATGGTGGAGCAGGCGATGCATGGCGAGATCGATCTGGATCCGTTCATCACCCACACCATGCCGCTGGAAGAGATCAATGAAGCCTTCCACCTGATGCACGAAGGCAAGTCGATCCGCACCGTGATCCATTTTTGACCTGACGGTCAGTCTGGCGCGCGGCTGCTTCCGCGCATGCAGGTACGCAACGAACCCGGGAGGGGCATGATGAGCGCCGTAACGATTCATCCGTCGGTGGACAGCGGGGTACACCCGGGTGCGGAGAATTTCCAGGGCGGCACCCTGGAATGCCACTGCGCCAGCGACAAGGTGACCGTGGAGGTTGCAGCGCAGACCGCCCACAACCACGCCTGCGGTTGCACCAAGTGCTGGGAGCCGAAAGGCGCGACCTTCCCGGTGATGGCGGTGGTGGGCCGCGACAAAGTCAAGGTCACAGCGCACGAGGAGAAACTGAAGGTGGTCGACGAGCGCGCGACCATCCGGCGCCATGCCTGCACCGGCTGCGGCGTGCACATATACGGGCGCATCGAGAACACCGAGCATGCGTTCCATGGGCTGGACTTCATCCATACCGAGCTGTCGCCGCAGCAGGGCTGGTCGGCACCGGGCTTTGCGGCGTTCGTGTCCTCGATCATCGAAAGCGGCACCCATCCCGAAGCGATGGACGGCGTGCGCAGCCGGCTGCGCGAACTGAAGCTGGAGGCGCACGACTGCCTGTCGCCGCCGTTGATGGGCGCGATCGCCACCCACTTCGCGCGCAAGAGCGGCGTGCTGCACTGAAACCTATCCGGTATCCCATTCCATGGAACGCATCGAACACCATGCCTGCTGCGGCGGCTGGCAGGACGTCTATCGCCACGACTCGGCCGTGCTCGCCTGCACGATGAACGTGGCCGTGTACCTGCCGCCGCAGGCCGAGCACGCCGCGCTGCCGGTGCTGTACTGGCTCAGCGGACTGACCTGCACCGAGCAGAATTTCATCGCCAAGGCCGGCGCGCAGCGCTATGCCGCCGAGCACGGAGTGATCCTGGTCGCGCCGGACACCAGCCCGCGCGGCGACGACGTCGCCGACGCCGACGGCTACGACCTGGGCAAGGGCGCCGGTTTCTACGTCAACGCGACCCGCGAGCCGTGGGCCAGTCACTACCGCATGTACGACTACGTGGTGCAGGAACTGCCTGAGTTGATCGAAGCGCAGTTCCCGCACAATGGCCGGCGCGCGATCAGCGGTCATTCCATGGGCGGCCACGGCGCGCTGGTGATCGCGTTGAAGAATCCGGGCCGCTATCGCAGCGTGTCGGCGTTCTCGCCGATCGTGGCGCCGAGCCAGGTGCCGTGGGGCGAGAAGGCGTTCGCCGCCTACCTGGGCGAGGATCGCGCCAGCTGGAAGGCTTACGACGCCACGGCGCTGATCGCCGAGGCGAGCGAGCGCTTGCCGTTGCTGATCGACCAGGGCGGCGGCGACGAATTCCTCGACAAGCAGCTGCAGCCGCAATTGCTGCAGGCCGCAGCCGATGCCGCCGGCTAT of Xanthomonas translucens pv. cerealis contains these proteins:
- the fghA gene encoding S-formylglutathione hydrolase, giving the protein MERIEHHACCGGWQDVYRHDSAVLACTMNVAVYLPPQAEHAALPVLYWLSGLTCTEQNFIAKAGAQRYAAEHGVILVAPDTSPRGDDVADADGYDLGKGAGFYVNATREPWASHYRMYDYVVQELPELIEAQFPHNGRRAISGHSMGGHGALVIALKNPGRYRSVSAFSPIVAPSQVPWGEKAFAAYLGEDRASWKAYDATALIAEASERLPLLIDQGGGDEFLDKQLQPQLLQAAADAAGYPLTLRLQPGYDHSYYFIGSFIGEHIAHHARALQD
- the gfa gene encoding S-(hydroxymethyl)glutathione synthase, which translates into the protein MSAVTIHPSVDSGVHPGAENFQGGTLECHCASDKVTVEVAAQTAHNHACGCTKCWEPKGATFPVMAVVGRDKVKVTAHEEKLKVVDERATIRRHACTGCGVHIYGRIENTEHAFHGLDFIHTELSPQQGWSAPGFAAFVSSIIESGTHPEAMDGVRSRLRELKLEAHDCLSPPLMGAIATHFARKSGVLH
- a CDS encoding S-(hydroxymethyl)glutathione dehydrogenase/class III alcohol dehydrogenase; the encoded protein is MKSRAAVAFEAGQPLQIVEIDVEPPRQGEVLVRITHTGVCHTDAFTLSGEDPEGIFPAVLGHEGGGIVEAIGEGVTSVKVGDHVIPLYTAECRKCKFCLSGKTNLCQAVRATQGKGLMPDGSTRFSYNGQPIFHYMGCSTFSEYTVVPEISLAVVNPEAPLEKVCLLGCGVTTGIGAVHNTAKVKPGDSVAVFGLGGIGLAVIQGAVQAKAGRILAIDTNPGKFDLARSMGATDCINPKDYSKPIQEFIVELTDGGVDFSFECIGNVHVMRSALECCHKGWGESVIIGVAGAGQEISTRPFQLVTGRVWRGSAFGGVKGRTQLPGMVEQAMHGEIDLDPFITHTMPLEEINEAFHLMHEGKSIRTVIHF
- a CDS encoding metal/formaldehyde-sensitive transcriptional repressor — encoded protein: MPHTPHEKKRVLARIRRVRGQAEALERALDGGADCAAVLQQIAAIRGAVNGLMSEVMQAHIREEFGHPAASETQRAARVREMGMLVRSYLK
- a CDS encoding response regulator: MDMQSFILVVDDDPDLRRLISEFLQEHGYQVEAAENVADMRRLMAIRQPDLVILDVMMPGEDGLSAARQLASERGAPAVIMLSALGSDTDRIIGLEVGADDYLAKPCNPRELLARVRALLRRSQAATLLPEARGNVYEFAGWRLDVIRRDLRDPTGIFINLSDGEFALLRTFVEHPQRVLSRDQLLDYARGRDTEVYDRAIDSQISRLRRKINERVQTELIRTVRNEGYMLLPSVARL